Genomic segment of Calditrichota bacterium:
TCTACATCCCCACCCTGTGCGCGCACAAGGACTTGGTACCGTTCGGGGGGTGTCGCCTCTGCGTGGTGGAGGTGGACGGTATGCGGGGCTTTCCTACGGCCTGCACCACGCCGGCCGAAGAGGGCATGGTGGTGCGCACGCACACCGTGCAGTTGCAGCAGATGCGTAGCGAAATTCTGCGCCTCATTCTGAGCGAACACCCGGCAAGCTGCTTGGTATGCGATGAGGAGCAGGAGTGCCGTGAGTACATGCACACCATCCGCAAGGTGGGGGTCACCACCGGCTGCCGCTTCTGCCCCAATGACAATCACTGCGAGCTCCAGGAGGTGGTGCGCTACCTGGGCGTGAAGGAGATCGGCTACCCCGTGTACTACCGCGGCCTGCGCGTGGAGAAAGAAGACCCCTTCTACGACCGGGATTACAACCTGTGCATTCTCTGTGGTCGCTGCATCCGCGTGTGCCAGGAGGTGCGCCTGGCGAACACCCTATCTTTCAAGCAGCGGGGCAGGTACACGGTGATTGGGCCTGCTTTTCAGCGCACTCACTTAGAAGCAGGCTGCGAATTCTGCGGCGCATGCGTGGAGGTCTGCCCCACTGGGGCATTGGCAGAAAAGGTCCGAAAGTGGGAAGGGAAGCCGGAGCGCACCGTACGCAGCACTTGCGCACTGTGTGGCCTGGGGTGCCGCATCCAGCTCGAAGTGAAGGGCGGTGAAGTCATCGGCAGCCTGCCCGCAGAGGACCCAGCGGTCAATGCCGGGCAGCTGTGCGTCAAGGGACGTTTCTGCATCGCCGAACTGGTGAACACGCCGGAGCGTGCCCGATTGCCGGCAGTGCGCAAGGGAGGGGCCTACGTGGAGGTATCGTGGGAGGAGGCACTGGCGCACGCGGCAGAGCGCATGGCCGCCTGCCAGCCTGACGAGTTTGCCATGCTGGTCTCGGCAGATTGTACTAACGAAGACCTTTATGTCGCCTACAAATTTGCCACGCAGGTGATGGGCTCGCCGCATGTGCTCACCTCGGGAAGCCTCTACTACGGGAACGCCTTGCCATCCTACCTGCGGCTCCATGCCCTGTCAGTCCCCCTGGCAGAACTGCGGCGGGCGGACGTGGTGCTCTGCGTCATGGCGGATACGCGCTTCAGCATGTCGGTGGTGGGAGTGGAGCTGCGGCGGGCGCAGCGCCGAGGTGCACGCCTGCTGACCCTCAACCCCAGAGACCACAATCTGGCGCTGGTGGCGGATCTCTGGTTGCGCCCCGAGCCTGGAAAAGAGGGAGAGCTTCTCCGGGCAATGAGCGCAGAGATTGCGAGGAGCGTGCTCGGCTCCACAGGGACGCGCGACGATGAGGTGCAGAGTGCCGTACGCCTTCTGCGTAGAGGGCGCCGGCCAGTGATCCTCCTGGGGCCCGAGTTTATGCGTGAACCCCATGCCGCAGACATTGTCACGGCTGTGGAGGAACTGGCACGGGTCTGTAGGGCAGGAGTCCTCCCCCTCCCTGTGCACGCCAACTTCCTTGGGGCAATGCTGGTGCAAACGCTTTTCAGTCGTCCAGAAACGTCCTGGGACAGCGTGTCGGCGCTGGGTGCGGCGAAAAGGCTCGGCGTGCTCTACCTGGTGGGCGAGCACATCCCTGCGCCCCAGCGGTGGGCAGATTATGTCATTTACCAGAACTGTTACCTGCCGCCTGAGCAGAGCCAGGTGGACGTGCTGCTCCCGGTGGCCGCATTCACCGAGGTGGATGGCTCACTGGTCAATGGCGATGGTAGGCTGCGCGTGTTGACCAGGGCCGTTGCCCCGCCTGGCCAGGCAATGCCTGACTGGATGATCCTGGCGCGCCTGGCCCGCCAGATGGGCAAGTCGGGATTCGAATATGAGAATGTGCAGCAGCTGCAGCGGGAGATTTGGGCACGCTGGGAGGAGCGAGGACTTGCACTCCCTTCGCGAGGGCCTCAGCGATGGCCATGGGAGGAGATGACCACGGCGGCGGCAGCCGTGCAAGCAGAGGCAACTCCGGCAGAGAAGGATTCCCTCATGGCCTATGCCCATCTCAGCGCGCACACCTATCGCGGCTTTCCGCTGGCGGCGTTTGTGGAGGGGGCAGGAACTATTTTCGGCGGAAGCGTGGCGGTGTTCCACCCAGAAGACGCCGCAACGCTTGGTGTTGCCAATGGTGCCGAGGTGGAGCTGAGCGGGAACGGCCTACAGTGGCGGGGGAAAGCCGAAGTCCGCCCGGAGCAGCTGCGTGGGATCGCCTCGGTGCAGCTGGCGGGCACCTCGATGCCCCTTGGGCTGACTGGTCCGGTGACAGTGAGGGTGACTCATGGCTGAACTGCGCGCAACGCAAATGCTTGTCCCCAACATGCACCTGCTGACGGTCTTTGCGCCAGAGGTCGCGCGTGGCATGCGGCCTGGGCAGTTCGTCATCGTGCGGGCAGAAGAGGAAGGCGAGCGCATCCCATTGTCGGTCGCCGATTGGGACGAAGCTGAGGGAACCCTCAGCATTGTGTTCATGAACGTCGGAGGGACGACAAACGCGCTGGCCGCACTACCTGCGGGGAGCACGCTCCCTACTGTGGTTGGGCCCCTTGGCAAACCCACGGAAATAGACCACTATGGGACCGTGCTCTGTGTAGGGGGCTGTTATGGCATCGGCAGTATCTTTCCCATCGCGCGGGCGCTGCACCAGGCGGGTAACAGGGTGATCGTCGTGCTGGAGGCGCGGAGCAGCTTTCTTCTCTTCTGGGAGGAGCGCCTGCGCTCTGTGGCCGATGCACTGCACATCATCACCCGCGACGGTAGCAAAGGGCTGCGCGGCCATGTGGGGAGGCTGGCCGAGATCATCGCCGCCGCGCAGCCGATACACCGCATCCTGGTCAATGGGTGTACCTTTCTTCTGAAGCGAGTTGCCGATGTGAGCAAGCCTTTTGCTATCAAGACCATGGTCAGCCTCAATCCCATCATGATCGACGGCACCGGGATGTGTGGCGTGTGCCGGGTCAGCGTGGCGGGAGCCACCCAGTTCGCCTGTGTGGACGGCCCGGACTTTGACGGGCACCAGGTCGATTGGCAGGAGCTTCTCCAGCGCCGCAAACAGTACGTGCGCGAGGAGACGCTGGCCTATCGCAGCAGCCGAGGCGAAGAACACCGGATCTGTCAGGGACACGCTCATGCCTGAGCCGAGCAAGAAAAAGCTCGATCTCCACCGGCGAGAGATGCCCAAGCAGCCGCCCGAGGTACGCAGGCGCAATTTCAACGAAGTGGCCTTGGGCTACCCGGTGGAGACGGCCGTAGAGGAAGCACAACGTTGCCTCAATTGCCCCAAGCCGTCCTGTATCAGCGGCTGCCCAGTGGAGATCGACATTCCGCGTTTCATCCAGTGCATAGCCGCCAAGGATTTCGCCGCCGGCATCAGGGTCATCAAAGAAAAGAACTGCCTGCCGGCGGTGTGCGGGAGGGTGTGCCCGCAAGAAGAACAGTGCGAGGCGGCATGCCTGCTAAAAAAGCGCGGGGGCCAGATTGCCATCGGCAGGTTGGAGCGCTTCTTAGCGGACTGGGAGGCGGCCCAGGGCGAATTGGAGATTCCGCCCGTGCCGCCGCCCACGGGCAGGAGAGTGGCCGTGGTGGGAGGGGGGCCAGCTGGGTTGACCGTGGCAGGTGACCTCATCAGGTTGGGGCACGCCGTGACCATTTTCGAGGCACTGCACAAGATGGGCGGGGTACTGGTCTACGGCATCCCGGAGTTCCGTCTGCCCAAGGCCATCGTCCACCGCGAGGTGAATTACCTGCGGCGCCTGGGCGTGCAAATCGTGACCGATTTCGTGGTTGGCAAGACGCGTACCGTCGATAGCCTGCTGGAAGAGTACGACGCCGTGTTTATCGGTTCCGGGGCCGGACTGCCGTGGTTTATGAAAATCCCCGGGGAAAACCTCAACGGTGTCTACTCGGCAAACGAGTATCTGACGCGCATGAACCTGATGAAGGGTTTCCTCTTCCCCAAGTTCCGCACGCCGATCAAGGAGCACAGACGGGTGGCGGTCATCGGGGGAGGGAATGTGGCCATGGATTGTGCTCGCACTGCCCTGCGTCTGGGGGCTGAGGTGCGCATCGTCTATCGGCGTTCGCGCGAGGAATTGCCGGCACGCGCCGAAGAGATAGAAAACGCCGAGGAAGAAGGGGTGATCTTCGATTTCCTTACGCTGCCGGTGCGCTACATCGGCGACGGCAACGGCTGGGTGAAGGAAATGGAATGCCTGCGCATGAAACTTGGCGAGCCGGATGCCTCTGGTCGCCGCCGACCCATTCCCATTGAGGGCTCAGAATACCGCCTGCCGGTGGACGCCGTGGTCTGCGCCATCGGCAATAGCCCTAACCCCCTCATTGCGGCAACCACCCCAGGCTTGGAAGTGGGCAAGAACGGCAATATCGTGGTGGACGAAGAAACGGGCAAGACCTCCCGCGAGCGCGTGTGGGCCGGGGGCGACGTGGTCACCGGAGCTGCCACCGTAATCTTGGCCATGGGGGCCGGGCGCAAGGCCGCGCGCTCCATCCACGAGTACCTCTGCTCGTTGTAACTGGTCGCGGCGGCGTCCCGTTCTCGCCAGGCTATCCCAGCAGGCCACTCACCAACATGATGGCCCCGCTGGCGAAAACGCCGGTGAGAAAGGCCAAATAGGCCAACCGCACAAAACGGTACTTCTTCCGCGCCAAAAAGCGCCCCAGCGTGTAGAGCTCCCGCAGCTGCATCTCGTAGGAGCGTGCAGGGTCGCTCATCATTTCTTCCATAGCCTTCACGTACTCGCCATAGTCCAACTGCAGATAGTCGCTGAAGAAGAGCAAGTTGAAATTGGGGTCGTGCACATCCGGCTTTCCCCTGCGTCTGAGGAGCACGGAGACCTTGGGCATCACGGTGTACACCGCAAAGACCATGGTCAGCAGACAGAAAAAGATGAGGATTAGGGCTGCCGCTCGGGTACGAGGGGTCTCCACGTAACGCACCGACAGAGTGAGCACCACCGACGACAGCGTCATCAGGATGTTGGCCTTGAGGTCGGCCATGGAGCTCAAGGCCACATGGTGCTCGCGCGTCTGTTTGAGCATGTGGTCCAGGTGTGGACCCGGTTGCGGGATGTTCATGCCTCCCTCCTTGCACTGCTTGTGTGCGCAAACTTGCCGACCGTGGGCCGAGGTGCGCGTCGCGATGCAGGGGATGCGAGTCGGTTGTGCAAGTTTAGCAAAACAGAGGCAAAAAGGCAAGCCGAAACAGGTGCGCTGATGACGCTTGAGGGCGAGGCTTGTTGCCTCGCCCTCGCGCCGAAGCTTCGCGTTCGCCCTGTCGCCTCAGAAGGGGAGATCTAGGCCCATGCCCAAGGCGAGAGTCTCGGTCACCTTGGGCAGCACCCGCTTCTCTGGGGCCTCGGTTTTCTCGGTGAAGAGCTTCAAAGCCACCGAGGTGAGTGAGGAACGCACTCCCACGCGCAGCCACGACGGCTGATTGCCCAGCGCCAGCCACCGCGCTAAGGGGAGGCGCACTGCAGCTCCCGCGCCTACGTGGCTGACCACACGGAAAGGCGCAAAAAAGTCGTGCTCCGTCTGCACGGCGTCGGCCCGCTGCAGCACCCCGACGTTGAGTCGTATGGGCAGCGCCGGCAGGGGCACGTCTAAATAGGCGCCCACATAGGCGGAGCTAAGGTCGGGAAAGTCTTGCGCCATCTCCATGCCGCCGAACACGCCGAGGACAAAAAGGTGCAGGCCGGCGGCAATGGAGTGCGAGCCCCGCAGACGTAGCTCGCCTTCGTTGCGGTAAACCACGCTGTCCTTCTGGAAGTCAGCCAAGAGCAGCTTTGCTTGTCCGGTGAGCTGCGGACGGTTGTCCCAGCTCAGACTGACCTGGGGCAGACGTGCATCCGCGGGCGGCCCGGTCGTGCGAATGGTCCTCAGTTCATAACTGCCATGCAGGGCAGTGGGAAACCCGCGCGTGTACGTGGCCCCGACTGAGAGAGGACCAAGAGCAAGGTTGGCGCCGACAGAGGCAGCGAAACGGTCTCCCTTAAGGTTGAGCTTATAGCTGCCGGAGAAAGGGTTGTCGTTCAGGCTGAAAGAGCCCTGGAGGGTACCCCACCAGGGTTGGTTGGTGAGCGGGTCAATCCCCCCGGGCGTTCCGGTGACATAGCCTTGCGCCGAGATCTGACTGGTGAATTGCACAGGCCGGTCGCTGGTGCGCACGCGGTAGTAGGTGAGTCCCACCCCCAGTGTCAAGGGGCGGAGCGTGTAGGAGATGGCTGCCGCCACGGGGAGGGCCGAAATGAAGAGCTCCCCCGGCCCACCGGCAAAGGAGGCATCCACCGTCGTGGTGACGTCCCAGCTCACAGGAATCTCCTCCACAGGCAGGTCTGGCACCATCTGCCGGGTGATGGGGGTATCTACCCGAAAGTGGGTCTGCAGACGGAAGTCGCCGCCGGCCCGCAGGGAGACCCCCCCGCGCCGGGGCTGAAACAGGGCTATGCCGAAGCGCCAGCGCCGGAACTGATGCGCTATGCCCAGTCCCGCCAACCCGCCCATTTCCTTGAGCTTCAGGCCTGCCTCGACGTCAATGGCACCGTAGGCAAGAGAGCTGTCGCTCACCCGGAAGGTAAAGTTTCCCTCCGAGCTCTCGGGCAAACCGAAGGCCACCGCTGCCTGGGTGCCCTTCACGCTGTACAGGGCCGCCGGGTTGGCGGCAATCCCCAAGGCCCCCTGGCCGCGGGCCGGGTTAAGATACCCGGGATTGAGGAACATCAGGCACGCTTCGGGGACGGTCCCCTGGTAGGAGCCGGTGGCATACTGAGCTAGTCCTCTGGCCGACAGAAGTGTGAACACCAGGGAGCCCGCCAGCATGGCTCCATGATACTTTGCCCAGAACACTCTGCGCTCTTGCATGGCGCCCTCCTTAGAACACAACTCTCACAGCCGGCATAGCGCCCCATGAGTGGCCGCAGGTCGTCTGCCTGATGGTCGACTCTCGCCCATGCCCGACCCTCGTTCTCTTCAAGCCCAAGTGATTGAAGAGGCGCGACATTTGGCGACAACTTATGAAGCCGACAACCAATGAAACCTGCAACAAGCGTGCCTGGTCTGCGCGGCGATCAATACTCCTCTTCCAGCCTGCAGCCCAAGTGTTCCAGTGCCTTCGGTCGACATTCCTCGTTTGACGCACGCGGGGCGCAGAGCACAGACCCTTGATTCGTCATCCCCCGGCGAGATCCGAAGGCGGGAGGCGAATGAAGGTCCTGACCGAGAGAAGATTAGAGACGCTGGCAAAGAGGCGGGAGCCTTCCCACGGCGTCCGAGTCCCAACCAGGCACACCGAGCTGAGATGCCTGTGGAGAGGCAGGAAAGCGTCCCCCGGGTGGCAGTTCCATTGAGGATAGCTCAATTCTCCTACGGTGGCTTGGCGTCGCCTCAGGGGCACCTCAGAATCGCGGGGAAGAGCTTCACCCCGCCGCCTTTGGAGCAGGAGCCCCTGCGTACATTGGTTCTCCCAGGCGATGGCCGGGCAGCCCTCGTTCCTGCCATGTGTGGGGAGTGGCGCACACGAACTTGCCGCGGTCGACGCCGACTAGAGGAGCAAGGCCTTTTCTTATCCGTGCTCAGTACTGCTGCTGCTCTTCGTCTCGGGGCGGTCGCGACAGCCTTTGCCGCCGGGACGAAGCGCAGAGACCACTGTTTGGCACCTGCGGCCTTGAGCCGAGGGTGTCAGTAGCACCTTGTCCGAGGTGGAGTTTTCTTGTCTGTTTTGGTGTTGCAATCCGAGCTATTTGACCAGCACCATTTTGCCCACCGCTTGAAAGTCCTGCATGCGGATGCGGTAGAAATAGATGCCGGCCGGCAGCGCGTGGGCGTCAAAAGTCATTCTATACACACCCGGTTGGTGCACGCCCTTGGCCAAAGAGCATACTTCTTCTCCGCGCACGTCAAAGAGCGTGAGGGTGACATTACACCTTTCTTTGACGTGGTACTCGATGGTCGTTACTGGATTAAAAGGATTGGGATAGTTAGCGCACAGGGCGAACTGGTCCGGAATTCTGACAGAATTACCTGCAAGCGCCGTGTACAGCGCTGCCGAGAATTGGGACGTATTGCCCATTGCATCCGTCGCCGTTGCCGTCACGTAGTTTCCCGTAGGCGTGCCCGACCAGGAAAAATTGCCCGCGGCATCGGCCGTGACTGTGGCTTCCCAATACATGCCTTCGTCATCGGGTCCGGAAAAGATTTCCACCACGGCGTTCGGCGGAGCGGTGCCCACCACTGGATTGAGACCAGTGAGCACCGGCGCGGAGATTCGACCATTGCTGCCTTCCATGAGCTGGATGCCGAGTTCCCCATTACTATGGATTTGATTCTTGCTAATGGTGTTGTGCAAGGCGCTAGTCCACAGGATCGCTATGCCGGAACCGTCGTTGAAGGCGATGAGGTTGTTGGGACCGATGTTATTCGATGGGGTGCTTTCCAGCAAAATCCCATGACCTCTATTCGGCAAGGGGACCGTTCCGAAAACATCGGTGCCGATAAAACTGCCGGCTATCTGCACATGGTGCGCGCCAGCCCCCCATAGGCTGATGCCCGTGTCATTGCCGGAAATCAGGTTGCGTTCGCTGGTTTCCACGCCGCCGATGAACGTGTACGCGCCGCCATTGTTCAGGTAGAGGCCAGCTCCATGATTACCTAATCTCTTAACCCCGTTGGCGTCGGTGCCGATGAAA
This window contains:
- a CDS encoding molybdopterin-dependent oxidoreductase; protein product: MSKRNGSSIGIRIDNQPLRVAAGSTILQAAQQHGIYIPTLCAHKDLVPFGGCRLCVVEVDGMRGFPTACTTPAEEGMVVRTHTVQLQQMRSEILRLILSEHPASCLVCDEEQECREYMHTIRKVGVTTGCRFCPNDNHCELQEVVRYLGVKEIGYPVYYRGLRVEKEDPFYDRDYNLCILCGRCIRVCQEVRLANTLSFKQRGRYTVIGPAFQRTHLEAGCEFCGACVEVCPTGALAEKVRKWEGKPERTVRSTCALCGLGCRIQLEVKGGEVIGSLPAEDPAVNAGQLCVKGRFCIAELVNTPERARLPAVRKGGAYVEVSWEEALAHAAERMAACQPDEFAMLVSADCTNEDLYVAYKFATQVMGSPHVLTSGSLYYGNALPSYLRLHALSVPLAELRRADVVLCVMADTRFSMSVVGVELRRAQRRGARLLTLNPRDHNLALVADLWLRPEPGKEGELLRAMSAEIARSVLGSTGTRDDEVQSAVRLLRRGRRPVILLGPEFMREPHAADIVTAVEELARVCRAGVLPLPVHANFLGAMLVQTLFSRPETSWDSVSALGAAKRLGVLYLVGEHIPAPQRWADYVIYQNCYLPPEQSQVDVLLPVAAFTEVDGSLVNGDGRLRVLTRAVAPPGQAMPDWMILARLARQMGKSGFEYENVQQLQREIWARWEERGLALPSRGPQRWPWEEMTTAAAAVQAEATPAEKDSLMAYAHLSAHTYRGFPLAAFVEGAGTIFGGSVAVFHPEDAATLGVANGAEVELSGNGLQWRGKAEVRPEQLRGIASVQLAGTSMPLGLTGPVTVRVTHG
- a CDS encoding sulfide/dihydroorotate dehydrogenase-like FAD/NAD-binding protein translates to MAELRATQMLVPNMHLLTVFAPEVARGMRPGQFVIVRAEEEGERIPLSVADWDEAEGTLSIVFMNVGGTTNALAALPAGSTLPTVVGPLGKPTEIDHYGTVLCVGGCYGIGSIFPIARALHQAGNRVIVVLEARSSFLLFWEERLRSVADALHIITRDGSKGLRGHVGRLAEIIAAAQPIHRILVNGCTFLLKRVADVSKPFAIKTMVSLNPIMIDGTGMCGVCRVSVAGATQFACVDGPDFDGHQVDWQELLQRRKQYVREETLAYRSSRGEEHRICQGHAHA
- the gltA gene encoding NADPH-dependent glutamate synthase, which gives rise to MPEPSKKKLDLHRREMPKQPPEVRRRNFNEVALGYPVETAVEEAQRCLNCPKPSCISGCPVEIDIPRFIQCIAAKDFAAGIRVIKEKNCLPAVCGRVCPQEEQCEAACLLKKRGGQIAIGRLERFLADWEAAQGELEIPPVPPPTGRRVAVVGGGPAGLTVAGDLIRLGHAVTIFEALHKMGGVLVYGIPEFRLPKAIVHREVNYLRRLGVQIVTDFVVGKTRTVDSLLEEYDAVFIGSGAGLPWFMKIPGENLNGVYSANEYLTRMNLMKGFLFPKFRTPIKEHRRVAVIGGGNVAMDCARTALRLGAEVRIVYRRSREELPARAEEIENAEEEGVIFDFLTLPVRYIGDGNGWVKEMECLRMKLGEPDASGRRRPIPIEGSEYRLPVDAVVCAIGNSPNPLIAATTPGLEVGKNGNIVVDEETGKTSRERVWAGGDVVTGAATVILAMGAGRKAARSIHEYLCSL